From the genome of Phaeodactylum tricornutum CCAP 1055/1 chromosome 13, whole genome shotgun sequence, one region includes:
- a CDS encoding predicted protein — MSPSADFTISDFPHKVLNPIATNTIAPSYASLLLAQRQLSANASAIPSLNGGGAHGHMALTLTAAAYAELSDVPFVIPVAPPADPEPGTTQPQITENNRLHKRAVAIHSLYVAVNNALRRQLLDAVPRVYVRDLEHPQFAYSKVTCLDLLDHLWRNFGTISASDLKNNIQSMYTPWNPADPIETIFHRLTDAIAYSTAGRDPISEAAAVRAGYDVLEHSGLFPRACETWRTASPDTHTLANLRTLFKVADTDRKRTVTTGALGYANALCAPSSAPPSIVSDTLSLPFSALSVSHSSAATTEKTYCWTHGSSNNRRHTSATCKNKAPGHRDDATAANPLVPSPPSITTSAIADTGCTGHYITVSCPHFNQQPASSPLSVPVPNGATLRSSHTATLDLPGFSPAACQAHIFPGLASHPLISIGQLSDDGCTATFSATRLDIHRDTTLLLTGARAPTTGLWHLDLTPAKTANALLPDTSLADRIAFVHASLFSPSLSTWCTALDAGRLPTFPDITSKQVRKYPPRSMATIKGHLDQQRANLRSTKPSPVPLVASPNPLHESPLDFCPAPTTPPAGRTHHVFAAHQRVTGQIYTDQPGRFLTPSSAGHTDMLVLYDYDSNAIHVELMKSKSGAEILAAYQRAHSLFTHHGLQPQLQRLDNEASTALQSFMTAHQVDFQLAPPHLHRRNAAERAIRTFKNHFIAGLCSTNPDFPLHLWDRLIPHALLSLNLLRGSRINPTLSAHAQLHGAFDYNRTPLAPPGTRVLVHEKPAVRETWAPHAVEGWYLGPAMNHYRCHRVWITETRAERVADTLAWFPSKIPMPTASSTDRALAAARDLVCALRNPAPASPFTPLDANQHQALTQLAELFESVAVPASPIAAPARAPPVPAPVPALTPAQVRFAVPIVTAEHAPALPRVPTLAPPPPRVPPTATYHSRTRNPGRRRRKARKPPPTPTLVPAHPHNTRTRPFLAPPPPTQSSTPQPAPL, encoded by the exons ATGTCCCCGTCTGCCGATTTCACCATCtccgactttcctcacaaagtcctcaaTCCAATCGCCACCAATACCATCGCACCCTCCTATGCGTCGCTTCTCCTCGCCCAACGCCAGCTCAGCGCCAATGCATCCGCCATCCCCAGCCTCAATGGCGGTGGCGCCCATGGCCACATGGCCCTGACGCTCACCGCCGCCGCGTACGCCGAACTGTCCGACGTCCCCTTCGTCATTCCCGTTGCTCCCCCGGCCGACCCCGAACCGGGCACCACGCAACCTCAAATCACGGAAAATAATCGGCTCCACAAACGCGCTGTGGCCATCCACAGCCTCTACGTGGCAGTCAATAATGCCCTCCGTCGCCAGCTCCTCGACGCCGTTCCTCGCGTCTACGTCCGGGACTTGGAGCACCCCCAGTTCGCGTACAGCAAAGTCACCTGCCTTGACCTGCTGGACCATCTCTGGCGCAACTTCGGCACCATCTCCGCTTCTGATTTAAAAAACAACATCCAGTCGATGTACACCCCCTGGAACCCAGCCGACCCGATTGAAACCATCTTTCACCGCCTGACCGACGCCATTGCGTATTCGACGGCAGGCCGCGACCCCATCTCCGAAGCCGCTGCCGTTCGCGCCGGCTACGACGTTCTCGAGCATTCCGGCTTGTTCCCTCGTGCCTGCGAAACTTGGCGCACTGCCTCGCCCGACACGCATACGCTTGCCAACCTCCGTACTCTCTTTAAGGTTGCCGACACGGACCGCAAGCGCACCGTCACCACGGGCGCCCTTGGCTACGCCAATGCCCTTTGTGCCCCTTCCTCTGCCCCCCCTTCGATTGTGTCCGACACCCTCAGTCTTCCCTTTTCTGCTCTCTCTGTGTCGCATTCCTCTGCCGCCACCACGGAGAAAACatattgctggacccatggCTCCAGCAATAACCGTCGGCACACAAGCGCCACCTGCAAGAACAAGGCTCCTGGGCACCGCGACGACGCCACTGCTGCCAATCCACTTG tcccctccccgcctagtaTTACAACctcggccattgccgacaccgGGTGCACAGGACACTACATTACCGTGTCCTGCCCCCACTTCAACCAACAGCCAGCCTCCTCTCCACTCTCTGTCCCCGTTCCCAACGGCGCTACCCTCCGTTCCAGCCACACGGCCACTCTCGACCTCCCTGGTTTTTCCCCTGCCGCTTGCCAAGCTCACATCTTTCCCGGCCTTGCTTCACACCCCCTCATTTCCATCGGCCAGCTCAgcgacgacggctgcaccGCCACCTTCTCCGCCACCCGACTCGACATCCACCGGGACACCACCCTGCTTCTTACAGGCGCTCGAGCCCCCACCACCGGCCTCTGGCACCTCGACCTGACCCCAGCCAAGACCGCCAATGCCCTCCTTCCCGACACCTCCCTGGCCGACCGCATCGCTTTTGTCCATGCGTCCCTTTTCTCCCCTTCTCTCTCCACTTGGTGCACCGCTCTCGATGCCGGGCGCCTCCCAACCTTCCCCGACATCACGTCCAAACAAGTGCGCAAGTATCCTCCCCGCTCGATGGCAACCATCAAAGGCCACTTAGACCAACAACGCGCAAATCTTCGCTCCACTAAGCCCTCCCCCGTTCCGCTGGTGGCCTCACCCAACCCTCTCCACGAATCCCCGCTTGACTTCTGCCCGGCTCCGACCACTCCTCCCGCTGGCCGCACTCACCATGTCTTCGCCGCACACCAACGAGTCACCGGCCAAATCTACACAGATCAACCGGGCCGTTTTCTCACTCCCTCGAGTGCAGGCCACACGGATATGCTCGTGTTGTACGACTACGACAGTAATGCAATTCACGTTGAACTAATGAAGAGCAAGTCCGGTGCCGAGATCCTGGCCGCCTACCAGCGCGCCCACTCCCTCTTCACCCACCATGGCCTCCAGCCGCAGCTCCAGCGTCTGGACAACGAGGCATCCACCGCTCTCCAGTCATTCATGACCGCCCACCAAGTTGACTTCCAATTGGCGCCACCCCATTTACACCGTCGCAACGCCGCCGAACGCGCCATACGTACCTTCAAGAACCACTTCATAGCCGGTCTCTGCAGCACGAACCCGGATTTTCCGCTTCATCTTTGGGATCGCCTCATTCCCCACGCTCTGCTTAGTCTCAATCTCCTCCGCGGCTCCCGCATCAACCCCACCCTCTCAGCCCACGCCCAACTCCACGGCGCGTTCGATTACAACCGCACCCCGCTTGCCCCCCCCGGTACTCGCGTCCTCGTGCACGAAAAACCCGCCGTCCGAGAAACTTGGGCGCCCCATGCTGTTGAAGGCTGGTATCTTGGCCCGGCCATGAACCATTACCGCTGCCATCGCGTTTGGATCACCGAGACACGTGCTGAACGCGTTGCTGACACGCTGGCATGGTTCCCCAGCAAGATTCCCATGCCCACCGCCTCTTCCACGGACCgcgccctggccgccgcccgtgaCTTAGTGTGTGCCCTCCGGAATCCCGCTCCTGCTTCACCGTTTACGCCCCTCGACGCCAACCAGCACCAGGCCCTCACCCAACTCGCAGAACTCTTTGAGTCCGTTGCTGTCCCGGCCTCTCCCATCGCCGCACCCGCTCGAGCGCCCCCGGTCCCCGCCCCTGTCCCAGCACTTACCCCAGCACAGGTCCGCTTTGCCGTTCCCATCGTCACAGCCGAGCACGCCCccgcacttccgagggtgcccacccTTGCGCCGCCACCTCCGAGGGTGCCCCCCACGGCCACCTATCACTCTCGAACCCGAAATCccggccgccgccgtcgcaaAGCACGCAAGCCCCCGccaaccccaaccctagtTCCGGCtcatccacacaacacccgcacccgaCCCTTTCTTGCCCCGCCTCCGCCAACGCAGTCGTCGACCCCGCAACCGGCGCCTCTTTAG
- a CDS encoding predicted protein, with protein MVKQPIDQAATAWKIAPFLTNNLKRDGFANFFPIQALAIPDVIASERHAYIQARDVCITAPTGSGKTLAYVLPVLNSLANRKIRRLRALVVLPSRDLANQVFKVFKSFMEGSDLKVGLAIGQSDFVAEQMAILALQAFEDGNDHDLPEKRDPQSTIDVLVCTPGRLVDHLDNTPGFSLEHLRFLIVDEADRLLSQTYHNWIGRVIQSANSGRGGVVGDDTDFNTNDSYRSVASSVCRPVQLRKFLVSATLTRDPQKLASLKLVNPKHFDVHQLRTGHQGFFNTNTKKYSMPEGLHEHTVECTAEQKPIVLLALVLDQLTPQQSQSSSKQSVIVFTASLDSTHRLARLLQLLWVSAGYGEPDSVVEFSSALNQHERSALMKRCNDPQDKVSVVVCSDGMSRGMDIDAVRAVINYDVPGLAKTYVHRCGRTARAGKEGHAISLLKGGQTRQFDKM; from the exons ATGGTTAAACAACCAATAGATCAAGCCGCCACCGCCTGGAAAATAGCCCCCTTCCTGACAAACAACCTAAAGCGGGACGGATTTGCAAACTTCTTTCCTATTCAAGCATTGGCGATTCCAGATGTAATTGCGAGTGAGCGTCATGCATATATTCAAGCACGAGACGTTTGCATCACGGCACCGACTGGTTCAGGGAAGACGTTGGCTTATGTGCTACCCGTTCTCAATTCATTGGCTAATCGCAAAATTCGCAGATTGCGCGCCCTAGTTGTGCTGCCGAGTCGCGACCTCGCCAATCAAGTCTTCAAAGTCTTTAAGTCGTTTATGGAAGGCTCCGATCTCAAGGTCGGCCTCGCGATTGGTCAGTCCGACTTTGTGGCAGAACAGATGGCGAT TTTGGCTTTGCAGGCGTTTGAAGATGGCAACGACCACGACTTACCGGAAAAAAGAGATCCGCAAAGCACAATTGATGTCCTGGTATGCACACCAGGACGCTTAGTGGATCACTTGGACAATACACCCGGCTTCTCTTTGGAGCATTTGCGTTTTCTCATCGTAGATGAGGCAGATCGTCTACTCAGTCAAACTTATCATAATTGGATTGGGCGGGTGATACAGAGCGCAAATTCGGG GCGCGGTGGAGTTGTCGGAGACGATACCGACTTTAACACGAACGATTCGTACCGTAGCgtcgcttcttccgtttgCCGACCGGTTCAGTTGCGCAAGTTTCTGGTTTCGGCTACGCTGACTCGTGATCCGCAAAAATTGGCCTCCCTCAAGCTTGTGAATCCCAAGCACTTTGACGTCCATCAGCTCAGAACCGGCCATCAGGGGTTCTTCAACACCAACACAAAGAAGTATTCAATGCCGGAGGGCCTTCACGAACACACAGTCGAGTGCACCGCGGAGCAAAAGCCTATCGTTCTTTTAGCGCTTGTGCTGGATCAGCTTACGCCCCAGCAATCGCAATCCAGTAGCAAGCAGAGCGTGATAGTGTTTACGGCCAGTCTTGATTCAACCCATCGTTTAGCTAGGCTCTTACAGCTACTCTGGGTTTCGGCCGGCTACGGCGAGCCCGATTCAGTTGTGGAATTCTCTAGCGCCCTCAACCAGCACGAACGATCGGCGCTCATGAAGCGCTGTAACGACCCCCAGGACAAAGTCTCCGTCGTAGTATGTTCGGATGGCATGTCCCGCGGTATGGACATTGACGCGGTCCGAGCCGTGATCAACTACGACGTACCAGGTTTGGCCAAAACCTATGTTCACCGCTGCGGACGGACAGCTCGCGCCGGCAAGGAAGGACACGCAATCAGCTTACTGAAGGGCGGACAAACGCGACAGTTTGACAAAATG
- a CDS encoding predicted protein — protein sequence MWSLPLPFPKNLRLPRGFPLYGPAKLKVASTTSSLIMVLLLLKSPRHSSSLTSHNREIPVDRAKRQRQNANSQEKFKREAQFRRIEYLNSNRDRLEYPQLRELEGLQSKGDPFDANLFGDDHVAFKQAHNSILARLATISASAAGTPPSEASVFYLDGFDAATTQTLLTAGFSPKNLFVANDWSATVQALSVFNINCHHGRAQDVLCEESTVKIPFCAAYLDGCGGAPEPVIEMVQALFGRMIHHSPPPCLAIGFTLTSAEPTGRELLDRIQDVSKAIFQEAKQMGYQMKHVGDDPESYGLSPNISRKHEGTSTSWIYCERDHSCKSIIPG from the coding sequence ATGTGGTCCTTACctcttccgtttccaaaaaactTGCGATTGCCACGAGGGTTTCCGTTATACGGACCAGCTAAATTGAAAGTCGCGAGTACGACATCGTCCCTGATAATGGTGCTACTACTCTTGAAGAGTCCGCGACATTCCTCTTCCTTGACGAGTCACAACCGAGAGATCCCAGTAGATCGCGCAAAGCGTCAGCGGCAGAATGCCAACAGCCAGGAAAAATTTAAGCGGGAAGCACAGTTCCGTCGCATTGAGTACTTGAACTCCAACCGAGATAGACTAGAATACCCTCAATTGCGGGAACTAGAAGGTCTGCAATCCAAGGGCGATCCGTTTGACGCCAATTTATTCGGCGACGACCACGTAGCTTTTAAGCAGGCGCACAACTCGATTCTGGCGCGATTGGCAACCATTTCGGCATCGGCGGCTGGAACACCACCCAGCGAGGCCAGCGTCTTTTATCTGGACGGTTTCGATGCAGCCACGACCCAAACTCTCCTGACGGCAGGATTTTCGCCCAAGAACCTGTTTGTGGCCAACGATTGGTCCGCAACTGTGCAAGCCTTGAGTGTCTTCAATATAAATTGTCACCATGGTCGGGCGCAAGACGTGCTGTGCGAGGAATCGACTGTCAAGATTCCGTTTTGTGCTGCCTACTTGGACGGCTGCGGCGGGGCCCCAGAACCTGTCATTGAAATGGTCCAGGCATTGTTTGGCAGAATGATACACCATTCCCCACCGCCTTGCCTGGCTATTGGATTTACTTTGACCAGCGCGGAGCCAACGGGAAGAGAACTGCTGGATCGGATACAGGATGTGAGTAAGGCTATTTTTCAAGAGGCTAAGCAAATGGGATATCAAATGAAGCATGTCGGAGACGATCCCGAAAGCTATGGTTTAAGTCCCAACATTTCGCGCAAGCATGAGGGAACTAGCACATCTTGGATTTACTGCGAACGAGACCACAGTTGTAAAAGTATTATTCCTGGTTGA
- a CDS encoding predicted protein: MLRMVTAVGPAVLQHRLRQPSSVRVVGCGTFGAIRTYAAKATAASTETEPTLSYTASKIAAKERRRKLYEASQERMERIKTRREGRVRGKQRREFRKWFIRKKVDEEYMNRKARQAELGWKHQVAVILTRTEVVLPDMEPWEEEYENLSAHLAQFGKEYPPEFGGRIKTDDQPIAMTQEELLKLLPEGFTPAPRETVADETGDVRTTDRKLKTSIYLMVQQDQDQWQFPTVDLNEDETILEAAERTLKDIIGPEVEYWCITNAPCAVDMEALPAESRTDVYGTKTFFMKIYYDEGSVNTSSLKAKDFAWLDRDEATERVQKDQGDYVAKFYHYLL, encoded by the coding sequence ATGCTTCGCATGGTCACAGCCGTCGGACCAGCAGTCCTTCAGCACCGGCTACGGCAGCCTTCGTCGGTGCGGGTGGTGGGCTGCGGCACTTTTGGTGCGATCCGTACGTACGCCGCCAAGGCAACGGCGGCGTCCACAGAGACGGAACCCACGTTGAGCTATACCGCTAGTAAGATTGCCGCCAAGGAGAGGCGACGTAAGCTGTACGAAGCCAGCCAGGAGCGTATGGAACGCATAAAGACTCGTCGAGAAGGGAGGGTCCGTGGAAAGCAGCGGCGGGAGTTTCGTAAATGGTTTATCCGGAAAAAAGTTGACGAAGAGTACATGAACCGCAAAGCTCGTCAAGCCGAACTAGGATGGAAACACCAAGTGGCCGTCATTCTAACGCGGACGGAAGTGGTACTGCCGGATATGGAACCTTGGGAAGAGGAGTACGAGAACCTATCCGCTCATTTGGCCCAGTTTGGAAAAGAGTATCCTCCAGAATTTGGTGGCCGGATAAAGACGGATGACCAACCTATAGCAATGACGCAGGAAGAATTACTAAAGCTTCTTCCGGAAGGCTTTACACCTGCACCGCGCGAAACGGTAGCTGACGAGACTGGTGACGTGCGAACGACGGATCGGAAACTCAAAACAAGCATTTACCTTATGGTACAGCAGGACCAAGATCAATGGCAGTTTCCTACCGTCGACTTGAATGAGGATGAAACCATATTGGAAGCTGCCGAGCGCACACTCAAGGATATTATCGGGCCAGAAGTCGAGTACTGGTGCATTACTAATGCACCATGTGCGGTTGACATGGAAGCGTTGCCTGCCGAAAGCCGTACTGATGTCTACGGTACAAAGACTTTCTTTATGAAAATATATTACGACGAAGGGAGCGTGAATACATCCAGTTTGAAAGCCAAAGACTTTGCCTGGCTAGACCGCGATGAGGCCACGGAAAGAGTACAAAAGGATCAAGGCGATTACGTTGCAAAGTTTTATCACTACTTGCTATAA
- a CDS encoding predicted protein produces MSSDTLTLRGTLKGHGDWITSLATTPEDPNLLLSSSRDKSVIAWHLTHSSSGEDDSYGYARRALRGHSHFVSDVVISSDGAFALSASWDSELRLWDIATGKTTRRFVGHEKDVLSVAFSADNRQIVSGSRDASIRLWNTLGECKYTISGDSEGHSEWVSCVRFSPSQSVPLIVSAGWDRLVKVWNLTNCKLRNDLVGHTGYLNTVCVSPDGSLAASGGKDSTAMLWDLNEGKRLYSLDAGEIINGLVFSPNRYWLCAATDDSIKIWDLESKIVVDTLRPEESESGKIPSCTCLAWSADGSTLFAGFTDNVIRVYAV; encoded by the exons ATGTCTTCCGACACTTTGACGCTTCGTGGAACCCTCAAGGGTCACGGCGACTGGATCACCAGCCTCGCGACGACGCCTGAAGACCCCAACCTTCTCCTCTCTTCTTCTCGTGACAAGTCCGTCATCGCTTGGCACTTGACGCACTCGTCCTCTGGCGAAGACGACTCGTATGGTTACGCCCGTCGTGCCTTGCGTGGACATTCTCACTTTGTTTCGGACGTTGTCATTTCGTCCGACGGTGCCTTTGCCCTTTCTGCCAGTTGGGATTCCGAACTCCGCTTGTGGGATATCGCCACTGGCAAAACCACTCGCCGCTTCGTTGGCCACGAGAAGGATGTGCTCTCCGTCGCCTTTTCCGCTGACAACCGTCAAATTGTTTCTG GATCTCGCGATGCCTCTATCCGTCTGTGGAACACTCTGGGAGAGTGCAAGTACACCATCAGTGGAGACTCCGAAGGCCATTCTGAATGGGTCTCTTGTGTTCGCTTTTCTCCTTCGCAGTCCGTGCCACTCATTGTCTCTGCTGGATGGGACCGTCTCGTCAAAGTGTGGAACTTGACCAACTGCAAGCTCCGCAACGACTTGGTCGGACACACCGGCTACCTCAACACGGTCTGCGTTTCGCCCGACGGTTCTCTGGCCGCATCCGGTGGTAAAGATAGCACTGCTATGCTTTGGGACTTGAACGAGGGCAAGCGCCTGTACTCTCTGGATGCTGGTGAAATCATCAATGGCCTCGTGTTCTCACCCAACCGCTACTGGTTGTGCGCCGCCACGGATGATTCCATCAAAATTTGGGACCTCGAATCCAAAATTGTTGTGGATACCCTCCGCCCCGAAGAATCCGAAAGCGGCAAGATTCCCTCCTGCACGTGCTTGGCCTGGTCCGCTGACGGATCAACCCTCTTTGCCGGATTCACGGACAATGTCATTCGTGTGTATGctgtctaa